In Carassius auratus strain Wakin chromosome 41, ASM336829v1, whole genome shotgun sequence, the DNA window TACATTCAAACACTCACCTATCATTCTTGGACTTCAAATATATGgtttatcatctgaaatatgtaagTAGAAGTAACTTTACCTGGCCGCTCAATATAATGGTAACCTAGAAAAATGTGCACTCTTCAAGTTTCTGTGCGGAGTGTAAAAACTGAACAGTATCGCGCTCacagcaggacagatggaggcgaACGTGCAGTTGCTTGCTCTTAAAATGCTCTtgtcatacagataagagtaatactTTTTTTGAATCTGTAAAGCCTCCATGTTTATTCGTATGCACTCACTATAACAacaaacattgtgcttttgtaaaataatgaaagcaaacaggatgcGCTTTCCCTGACACATTCATCATCATTTCTTTGGCTGGTGTACTGTGACAAGCTTTATGTGTGTGCTTGAGCCTTTTTTAGGCAatgtaggcaattaaaggctcaAAGCGTgcttttaaatggtttattattaaACGTGCGATTAGTCAGTGATTAATGCTTAAAATGAGTGACTACTTGTCAACCAGGAAAATCTTTAGTCAAGGGCAGCCCTATACCTTGTAATATCAAAGTACATCGTATAACTGTCCTTTTTAGTTGTGTGAATTTACCTTTTATAATGATAACTGTTAGCATGTCTTTGCAGCTAACCCGGACACCATTATGAATAACTGTCATATTGTTCCAAAGGGCTAGCCAATTAAAATATCCATCAAGCTCTTTAATGTCAAACGTTTAGAGtcagtaaagtgttttttttttttttttaccatttaaacaTTCTATCTGTCAAAACAAATcctgatttacataaaaataagaaatgtttctcaagaaaaaaataaatgcagacttggtaagCGTCtttcaaaaaccaaaaaaacaatcaTACCAATGCAAACTTTGATTTTCCACAAAAAGGCACTTGGAGCAGCTGTCATCAAGGGCTCGCTGGAGGGGAGGGGGAGAATGACAATGCTCACATGTTGCTGGGTCGAGTGTAGGTCAGTGTTGCTCCATGATGTGGATTGTGCTGATATTACATGCCAGTAAAGCTGCCCAACACAACATGGCTCTCACTATCTGCTCTTGGCTGTCCTTCCTTTTGAAAATGAACTTGGTGTTGGGAATCTGTTCTTGTCAAACTGATTACATgcatatacacaaacaaaaatacagtaaagttaGCACTTGTGTTACAGTCCATTTTGAAACATCTGAAGGAACGGTTACCTTTTTTGTCTTCAAAATGTCTAAATGACAACACTGCTGACACAGACAAAAGCCAGAATACATTCATAAGGGGAGAGAGCATCCCATTTCTGAGCCTTTTGTTTTTACCAAGGATGAAGAGAGGGGAATATAACAGTCTGGTAGTAATGCTGGAACACACAGTCTCTTAGTCTGCCctctaaataaatgtatgtctAACATTTCAGCTGCTGGAGCTGATCGCCAAGTCCCAACTGCCTTCGCTGAGCGGAGTGGCACAGAAAAACTACATGAACATTCTGGAAAGGGTTGTGCAAAAAGGTAAGCGTTCTTGCAAGTGTCTCGCATCTTGACCATCTCATGCAAAACTATTAGCCAATGTGAAACATCAACAAtgtgtgtttacattttatatgttcACAAAGCCTGTGATTATTTACTTCTGAGGCTTGTACTGAAATTCCCTTGTGGTTAATAAGATCTAAAAATTAGGCAAACATCTGTCACAACAGAACAGCTGTTTATTCTGTTCTCTGCAATCTCTTGCAACAAAATTAGTTTGGTGGGCTTCACCAGTAGCTCATAGCCGAATGGAAATTTCATAATTGCCTGCACTGGAAAGAGTGACGAGCCTCCGAGAGCAAACAGGAACCTCAGCTGTGTTGTGTTCTCAGCTAAACAAAGGTGCACGTTTGTTATATGAAACTAAACTGCTTACTTGTAGGTTGCGTCATCCCCAAACCGCTTTATTCATTTACCTGTCACTCCTCTTATTCCTCCGTTTATGATATGTCTTAATCATAACGGAAAGGTGTTCTTTTTTGATATGTGTGTTATGAAAGCATCAGACATGAACttaaagtatcatgtgacacacaCCAGATCCTGTCAGCACTGTTGTTGTGCATCTTTGAACTAGTAGTTACTAACTAAATATTTGCACTCTTTTTCAGTTCTTGAGGATCAGCAGAATGTTCGACCAATTAAAGAACTGTTGCAGACACTATATGCGTCATTGTGCAGTCTGGTCCAGGACATGGGCAAGTCTGTCCTTGTGGGAAACATCAACATTTGGGTGCACCGCATGGAGAACATACTGCAGTGGCATCAGCAGCTTGACAACATTCAGATCAACAGGGTAAGTGTAAAACTTACTTCTTTATTTAGTTAAAGGTTAATATTTtggcatcatttatttattattatatattttatatattatttattatgtcacTCCAAATCTCAGTGACTTTCGACCACTAAAGGAGAAGTTCGGATGTAAAAAAAGGGTTAAATTGATAAAATTTCATTACAAATCTTGACATCTTTGGTCACCATTCACTATCCCTTGACCGTTTTAGTTGACAGTAACAACACTGGTAAATGATTTTGTTTGAGAAGGGGGGGGgtgggttgaactatcccttaatGCTACAAGAAAACTGTCTGATGTTATAcagaaaatacttttatattgtgCTTCGATTGTGAATGTAAACAGAAACActttttctttgttcatttgTCCAGCCCACAAACACAGGGATGACCTTCCTTGATCTTCCGGCTAGCTTACATCTGAACATCATGCACCGTCTCTCAGACGGACGAGATCTGGTCAGCCTGGGTCAGGTATGCCCTGACCTTAGTGTGCTGTCAGAAGATCGGCTGTTGTGGAAGAAACTCTGCCAGTATCACTTCACAGACAGACAGGTACACGTTTGTGACTCTTCAAATGGAATGTAACTCTCTTAAGGTCTTACTTGTTGGCAGAGAAGAAGAATCTTGCTTGTTTATGTGACTGTTTATATCTTAAATCTGTTCATAAACACCTTGCATACACTTAATTTGGCTAAAATAATTTGCTATGATCTTCACAGATCCGCAAGCGCCTAATGATGTCAGAAAAAGGACATTTGGAATGGAAAAAGATGTATTTTAAGTTGTGCCGGTGCTACCCTCATAAGGAACAGTACAGTGACACATTACAGTTCTGCACACATTGCCACATCCTGTTTTGGAAGGTAAGACTAAATTCATTTCTagcttttcacattttatttgaaaatatcaaTCCATTTCTCATTTATTGGTTCTTTTATGGCAATAACTGATTTTATTCCTTCCCTGTTCACTTCAGGACACAGATCATCCTTGCACTGCCAACAACCCAGAGAGCTGCTGCAAGGCCGTGTCTCCACAGGGTTTTATCAACCTTTTCAAGTTCTAGTGGGCACTGCATTGCTGCTATGTACATAGTGTCAATACTGCAAAGGATTCCTGGATGACTTGAGACAGGGAAAAAATGGGATTGCATTAGAAGCAGGTGTCATAATGTTTTGTGGAGAAACTTGGGAACTGAATGTACTTGAGAAATATGCAAGAAGAGAAACTAAAACGCTGTGTTGGGAGAAAATATtctctgtttatttataaaggatttatttatatttattcagcatggatCTTGTTTACTCCAGGAAAAGTTACATGGA includes these proteins:
- the LOC113059086 gene encoding F-box only protein 32-like, yielding MPFLGQDWRSPGQSWVKTEDGWKKTTKDENETNKCVSDRKSYCKEEHDKENLILSINYDVAAKKRKKDFLNNNTKIPYFYKDKWIYVHKGSTKERHGYCTLGEAFNRLDFCSAIKDTRRFNYVVRLLELIAKSQLPSLSGVAQKNYMNILERVVQKVLEDQQNVRPIKELLQTLYASLCSLVQDMGKSVLVGNINIWVHRMENILQWHQQLDNIQINRPTNTGMTFLDLPASLHLNIMHRLSDGRDLVSLGQVCPDLSVLSEDRLLWKKLCQYHFTDRQIRKRLMMSEKGHLEWKKMYFKLCRCYPHKEQYSDTLQFCTHCHILFWKDTDHPCTANNPESCCKAVSPQGFINLFKF